From the Caballeronia sp. NK8 genome, one window contains:
- the mraY gene encoding phospho-N-acetylmuramoyl-pentapeptide-transferase has translation MLLALAQWLQNDASFMRVFTYITFRAVGATATALLIGLVCGPWVIRKLSALKVGQAVRKDGPQTHLVKSGTPTMGGVLILIGIAVSTLLWADLTNRFVWIVMLVTFGFGVIGWVDDYRKVVHKDPRGMSSREKYFWQSVIGIFAAVYLAFSVSEANNARVFDLFMAWVRSGLSMGLPARADLMLPFLKSITYPLGVWGFIAMTYFVIVGSSNAVNLTDGLDGLVIMPVVLVGASLGAFAYVMGSSVYSKYLLFPHIPGAGELLIFCSAMGGAGLAFLWYNTHPAQVFMGDVGALALGGALGTIAVIVRQEIVLFIMGGIFVAETLSVMLQVFWFKFTKRRYGEGRRFFKMAPLHHHYELSGWTETQVVVRFWIITLMLCLFGLSTLKLR, from the coding sequence ATGCTACTCGCACTCGCGCAATGGCTACAGAATGACGCCAGCTTCATGCGCGTGTTTACCTACATCACGTTCCGCGCCGTGGGTGCCACGGCGACGGCGCTTCTGATCGGTCTCGTCTGCGGCCCGTGGGTCATCCGCAAGCTGAGCGCGCTCAAGGTCGGCCAGGCCGTGCGCAAGGACGGACCGCAGACGCACCTCGTCAAATCCGGCACGCCGACCATGGGCGGCGTGCTGATTCTCATCGGCATCGCGGTATCCACGCTGTTGTGGGCCGATCTCACGAACCGCTTCGTGTGGATCGTGATGCTCGTCACTTTCGGCTTTGGCGTGATCGGCTGGGTGGACGACTATCGCAAGGTCGTGCACAAGGACCCGCGCGGCATGTCCTCGCGCGAGAAGTATTTCTGGCAATCGGTGATCGGCATTTTCGCGGCGGTGTATCTCGCGTTCTCCGTGTCCGAAGCGAACAACGCGCGCGTCTTCGACCTCTTCATGGCGTGGGTGCGCAGCGGCCTGTCGATGGGCCTGCCCGCGCGCGCCGACCTGATGCTGCCGTTCCTCAAGTCAATTACCTATCCGCTCGGCGTGTGGGGCTTCATCGCGATGACGTATTTCGTGATCGTCGGTTCGAGCAACGCGGTGAATCTCACCGATGGTCTCGACGGCCTCGTCATCATGCCCGTCGTGCTCGTGGGCGCGTCGCTCGGCGCGTTCGCGTACGTGATGGGCAGCTCGGTCTATTCGAAGTATCTGCTGTTCCCGCACATTCCCGGCGCGGGCGAACTTTTGATCTTTTGTTCCGCAATGGGAGGCGCGGGTCTCGCGTTTCTCTGGTACAACACGCACCCCGCGCAGGTCTTCATGGGCGATGTCGGCGCACTCGCGCTCGGCGGCGCGCTCGGCACGATCGCGGTGATCGTCCGTCAGGAGATCGTGCTGTTCATCATGGGCGGCATCTTCGTCGCGGAAACGCTCTCCGTGATGCTGCAGGTCTTCTGGTTCAAGTTCACGAAGCGACGCTACGGCGAAGGCCGCCGTTTCTTCAAGATGGCGCCGCTGCATCACCACTACGAGCTGTCCGGCTGGACCGAGACGCAAGTGGTGGTGCGCTTCTGGATCATCACGTTGATGTTGTGCCTGTTCGGTCTGTCGACGCTCAAGTTGCGTTGA
- the murF gene encoding UDP-N-acetylmuramoyl-tripeptide--D-alanyl-D-alanine ligase translates to MTMFTLREAAAMIPGATIKGDHNVAIGRIVTDSRGVQAGDLFVAVKGDRFDAHDFLDQVAKSGASAALVSRDPSNADAWPLPVIKVKDTRAALGALAHGWRKRFTMPLVAVTGSNGKTTVKEMIASIFAASVGEDARLATAGNFNNDIGLPLTLFRLNASHKLAVVELGMNHPGETEVLGKIAAPDVAVVNNAQREHQEFMATVEAVALEHASVIHALGETGTAVFPADDQYAVFWRTAATDNAIIDFALTDDATKAAVTGTLDGTTVHMRTPQGALDVALNVLGEHNARNAMAATAAALAAGVSLDAIKRGLEAFQPVKGRLQVKRAVLGALNGATVIDDTYNSNPDSMRAAIDVLASQASPRVLVMGDMGEVGEEGPAFHREVGAYAAECGIDALFALGASSADSVNAFNARASKQTARHFGDVAELIAALEHAGYGNKATYLAKGSRFMKMERVVDALTSPQQPAAGNAPAAH, encoded by the coding sequence ATGACGATGTTCACGTTGCGCGAAGCCGCCGCGATGATTCCCGGCGCCACGATCAAGGGCGATCACAACGTGGCCATCGGGCGCATCGTCACGGACAGCCGTGGCGTTCAGGCAGGTGACCTGTTCGTCGCGGTGAAGGGCGATCGCTTCGATGCACATGATTTCCTTGATCAGGTGGCGAAGAGCGGCGCGTCCGCGGCGCTCGTGTCACGCGACCCGAGCAACGCCGATGCCTGGCCACTTCCTGTCATCAAGGTAAAGGACACGCGCGCCGCGCTCGGTGCGCTGGCGCACGGCTGGCGCAAGCGCTTCACGATGCCGCTCGTCGCCGTGACGGGCAGCAACGGCAAGACCACCGTGAAGGAGATGATCGCGTCGATCTTCGCGGCGTCGGTCGGAGAAGACGCGCGTCTCGCAACCGCTGGCAACTTCAACAACGACATCGGCTTGCCGCTCACGCTGTTCCGTCTGAACGCGTCGCACAAGCTCGCGGTGGTCGAGCTCGGCATGAACCATCCGGGCGAAACGGAAGTGCTCGGCAAGATCGCCGCGCCGGATGTCGCTGTCGTCAACAACGCGCAGCGCGAGCATCAGGAGTTCATGGCGACGGTCGAAGCGGTCGCGCTCGAACACGCGTCGGTGATTCACGCGCTGGGCGAAACGGGCACCGCCGTGTTCCCCGCCGACGATCAGTACGCCGTCTTCTGGCGTACCGCCGCGACGGACAACGCGATCATCGACTTCGCATTGACGGACGACGCAACGAAGGCGGCTGTTACCGGCACGCTCGATGGCACGACGGTGCATATGCGTACGCCGCAAGGCGCGCTCGACGTCGCGCTGAACGTGCTCGGCGAACACAACGCGCGCAACGCCATGGCCGCTACTGCCGCCGCGCTCGCTGCGGGCGTTTCGCTCGACGCGATCAAGCGCGGCCTCGAAGCGTTCCAGCCGGTGAAGGGCCGCCTGCAGGTGAAGCGCGCGGTGCTCGGCGCGCTGAACGGCGCGACCGTCATCGACGACACGTACAACTCGAATCCCGATTCCATGCGCGCCGCGATCGACGTGCTCGCATCGCAAGCTTCGCCACGCGTGCTCGTGATGGGCGACATGGGCGAAGTCGGCGAGGAAGGCCCGGCGTTTCATCGCGAAGTCGGTGCGTATGCGGCCGAATGCGGCATCGATGCGCTCTTCGCGCTCGGCGCCTCTAGTGCCGATTCGGTGAACGCATTCAACGCGCGAGCATCGAAGCAGACCGCACGGCATTTCGGCGACGTCGCCGAACTGATCGCAGCACTCGAACACGCAGGCTACGGCAACAAGGCCACGTATCTCGCGAAAGGCTCGCGCTTCATGAAGATGGAGCGCGTGGTGGACGCCCTGACGAGTCCACAACAACCCGCTGCGGGCAACGCGCCCGCCGCACATTGA
- the murD gene encoding UDP-N-acetylmuramoyl-L-alanine--D-glutamate ligase has translation MFGEKFVGRQSPMVLVLGLGESGLAMARWCARHGCRLKIADTRETPPNLSELAIHKIDADFVGGAFTPALLDGGIELVAISPGLSPLAPDLAPLIAAANERGIPVWGELELFAQALAGLGVNGYAPKVIAITGTNGKTTTTALTGLLCERAGKSVAVAGNISPAMLDKLTEAIDQTALPDVWVLELSSFQLETAHTFAPDAAAVLNITQDHLDWHGGLDAYAAAKGRIFGPRTTRVLNRDDARTMALAKNIAQDRVVTFGLNEPCHVGDYGLLRDNGMAWLAVGVDQDAADEPAPSRRRKQDISEPNVVSKRLMPVDALRIRGLHNAANALAALALTRAIDLPLAALLHGLREYRGEPHRVEVIAQIDGVDYVDDSKGTNVGATVAALDGLAQRIVLIAGGDGKGQDFSPLEAPVARWARAVMLIGRDAPRIRETLASTGVALEDHATLEAATNAAACIAEAGDAVLLSPACASLDMFKNYAHRAEVFRSAVEEIAAARGVML, from the coding sequence ATGTTTGGCGAGAAGTTTGTCGGTCGGCAAAGTCCGATGGTGCTCGTGCTTGGACTCGGTGAATCCGGTCTGGCGATGGCGCGCTGGTGCGCCAGGCACGGTTGCCGCCTGAAGATCGCCGATACGCGCGAAACTCCGCCGAATCTTTCCGAACTCGCGATCCACAAGATCGACGCTGATTTCGTCGGCGGCGCGTTCACGCCCGCTTTGCTCGATGGCGGCATCGAACTCGTTGCGATCAGCCCCGGTCTTTCGCCGCTCGCGCCGGACCTCGCGCCCTTGATCGCCGCAGCGAACGAACGCGGCATTCCCGTATGGGGCGAGCTCGAACTCTTCGCGCAGGCGCTCGCCGGACTCGGCGTGAATGGCTACGCGCCGAAGGTCATCGCCATCACCGGCACGAACGGCAAGACCACGACGACCGCGCTCACCGGCCTGTTGTGCGAGCGCGCGGGCAAGTCGGTCGCGGTCGCGGGCAACATCAGCCCGGCCATGCTCGACAAACTGACCGAAGCCATCGATCAAACCGCGCTGCCCGATGTCTGGGTGCTCGAACTGTCGAGCTTCCAGCTGGAGACCGCGCACACCTTCGCACCCGATGCCGCTGCGGTGCTCAACATCACGCAGGATCATCTCGACTGGCACGGCGGCCTCGACGCGTACGCCGCCGCGAAGGGCCGCATCTTCGGCCCGCGCACCACGCGCGTGCTGAACCGCGACGACGCCCGCACGATGGCGCTCGCGAAGAACATCGCGCAGGACCGCGTCGTGACGTTCGGGCTGAACGAGCCGTGTCACGTCGGCGATTACGGTCTGCTGCGCGACAACGGCATGGCGTGGCTGGCCGTCGGCGTCGACCAGGATGCAGCCGATGAACCCGCGCCGTCGCGCCGCCGCAAGCAGGACATCAGCGAGCCGAACGTCGTGTCAAAGCGGCTGATGCCCGTCGATGCGCTGCGTATCCGCGGTCTTCACAACGCGGCGAACGCGCTCGCCGCGCTCGCGCTGACGCGCGCGATCGACCTGCCGCTCGCCGCCTTGCTGCACGGCTTGCGCGAATATCGCGGCGAGCCGCATCGCGTGGAAGTGATCGCGCAGATCGACGGCGTCGATTACGTCGACGACAGCAAGGGCACCAACGTCGGTGCGACGGTCGCCGCGCTCGACGGCCTCGCGCAACGCATCGTGCTGATCGCCGGCGGCGACGGCAAGGGTCAGGACTTCTCGCCGCTGGAAGCACCCGTCGCACGCTGGGCGCGCGCGGTCATGCTGATCGGCCGCGATGCGCCGCGCATCCGCGAAACGCTCGCATCGACGGGCGTCGCGCTCGAAGATCACGCGACGCTCGAAGCCGCGACGAACGCCGCCGCGTGCATCGCCGAAGCCGGCGATGCCGTGCTGCTCTCGCCGGCGTGCGCGAGCCTCGACATGTTCAAGAACTACGCACATCGCGCTGAGGTATTTCGCAGCGCGGTCGAAGAAATTGCCGCCGCGCGGGGAGTGATGCTATGA
- the murG gene encoding undecaprenyldiphospho-muramoylpentapeptide beta-N-acetylglucosaminyltransferase, producing MTAQSNRTLMVMAGGTGGHVFPGLAVAHWMQAHGWRVVWLGNASGMEATLVPKHGIPMEYVRFGGVRGKGVKTKLMLPVNLLRACSQSLAALRRVKPDVVLGMGGYITFPAGIMTKLAGCPLVLHEQNSIAGLANKMLAHLAKRVLVAFPNALPNAEWTGNPIRAELTSALPPKERYAARSGRLNVLVVGGSLGAAALNETVPKALAMLSPDERPRIVHQAGAKHIEALEANYAAAGFARGDDLQLVPFIEDMASAYASADLVICRSGAMTVSEIAAVGVAALFVPFPFAVDDHQTTNGAFLAKNGAAELIQQRDLSAQKLADWLRAQTRDTLAEMAERSRALAKPDATERVASVCADVAGARVNAQAREAH from the coding sequence ATGACCGCGCAGAGCAACCGCACGCTGATGGTCATGGCGGGAGGCACCGGGGGCCACGTGTTCCCGGGGCTCGCGGTCGCGCACTGGATGCAGGCGCATGGCTGGCGCGTGGTATGGCTCGGCAACGCGAGCGGCATGGAAGCGACGCTCGTGCCGAAGCACGGCATTCCGATGGAATACGTACGCTTCGGCGGCGTGCGCGGCAAGGGCGTCAAGACCAAGCTGATGCTGCCGGTCAATCTGTTGCGCGCGTGTTCGCAGAGCCTTGCGGCGCTGCGCCGTGTGAAGCCGGACGTCGTGCTCGGCATGGGCGGCTACATCACGTTTCCGGCGGGCATCATGACGAAGCTCGCGGGCTGCCCGCTCGTGCTGCACGAACAAAATTCGATCGCAGGACTCGCGAACAAGATGCTCGCGCATCTCGCGAAGCGCGTGCTGGTCGCGTTCCCCAATGCTCTGCCGAATGCCGAATGGACCGGTAATCCGATCCGTGCGGAACTAACGAGCGCATTGCCACCCAAAGAACGCTACGCCGCGCGTTCCGGACGCCTGAACGTGCTCGTCGTGGGCGGCAGTCTGGGCGCGGCTGCATTGAACGAAACGGTGCCGAAGGCGCTCGCCATGCTCTCGCCGGACGAGCGTCCGCGCATCGTGCATCAGGCGGGCGCAAAGCATATCGAGGCACTGGAAGCGAACTATGCGGCAGCGGGTTTCGCGCGCGGCGACGACCTGCAGCTCGTGCCGTTCATCGAGGACATGGCGAGCGCGTATGCATCGGCGGATCTCGTCATCTGCCGCTCGGGCGCGATGACCGTTTCGGAGATCGCGGCGGTCGGCGTGGCAGCGCTCTTCGTGCCGTTCCCGTTCGCCGTCGACGATCACCAGACGACCAACGGCGCATTTCTCGCGAAGAACGGCGCGGCTGAATTGATACAACAACGCGATTTGTCGGCGCAAAAGCTCGCCGACTGGTTACGCGCACAGACGCGCGACACGCTCGCCGAGATGGCCGAGCGCTCGCGCGCACTGGCAAAACCGGATGCGACCGAAAGGGTCGCGAGCGTTTGCGCCGACGTGGCCGGCGCGCGTGTGAACGCGCAAGCTCGGGAGGCACACTGA
- a CDS encoding cell division protein FtsQ/DivIB has product MWNNVRQLNLAANALHVVLVLLLLAAAGYWAIQRPEFRLREIQIDGDTTHVSKPVVRASVVGHLKGNFFTVDLDAARAAFEQVPWVRHASVRRVWPNALAVTLEEYKPLGTWGNDQLVSVDGDLFTANQGELDDDLPAFDGPEGTAKEVVARYRDFQKWFAPLDAQPEEVTLSPRFAWTVKLSNGTQIELGRERNQDTLNERCKRFVASWTSVTGRWGKDIEYADLRYPNGFAIRAAGMRFINDTDKAKK; this is encoded by the coding sequence ATGTGGAACAACGTTCGCCAACTCAACCTCGCCGCCAACGCGCTGCACGTCGTGCTCGTGCTGCTGCTTCTGGCCGCCGCGGGTTACTGGGCGATCCAGCGTCCCGAGTTTCGCCTGCGCGAGATTCAGATCGACGGCGACACCACGCACGTCAGCAAGCCGGTCGTGCGCGCGAGCGTGGTCGGTCACCTGAAGGGCAACTTCTTCACGGTCGATCTGGATGCCGCGCGCGCAGCGTTCGAACAGGTGCCGTGGGTGCGTCATGCGAGCGTGCGCCGCGTGTGGCCGAACGCGCTCGCGGTAACGCTGGAAGAGTACAAGCCGCTCGGCACGTGGGGCAACGATCAACTGGTGAGCGTCGACGGCGATCTCTTCACGGCGAATCAGGGCGAGCTCGATGACGATCTGCCCGCGTTCGACGGCCCCGAAGGCACGGCAAAGGAAGTGGTCGCGCGGTATCGCGATTTCCAGAAGTGGTTCGCGCCGCTCGACGCGCAGCCCGAGGAAGTGACGCTGTCACCGCGTTTCGCGTGGACGGTCAAGCTCTCGAACGGCACGCAGATCGAACTGGGCCGCGAACGCAACCAGGACACGCTGAATGAGCGCTGCAAGCGTTTCGTCGCTTCGTGGACGTCCGTAACGGGACGATGGGGGAAGGACATCGAATATGCGGATTTGCGTTACCCGAACGGCTTCGCGATACGCGCAGCCGGCATGCGCTTCATCAACGACACCGACAAGGCCAAGAAGTAA
- a CDS encoding D-alanine--D-alanine ligase, whose protein sequence is MNQIDPAVFGKVAVLLGGNSAEREVSLNSGRLVLEGLRDAGIDAHPFDPARHPLSDLKAQGFVRAFIALHGGYGENGQLQGALDFYGIRYTGSGVLGSALGMDKLRTKLVWQQTGIPTPPFETVFRGEDYAARAQDIIAKLGLPLFVKPASEGSSVAVIKVKSAETLVPALAEAANFDKIVIVEKSIEGGGEFTCCIAGDLDLPVIKIVPAGEFYDYHAKYVADDTQYLIPCGLTDAEEARMKALTKRAFEILGCTDWGRADFMLDVDGNPYFLEVNTAPGMTGHSLPPKAARAVGISYKDLVVKVLSLTLKN, encoded by the coding sequence GTGAATCAAATCGATCCGGCCGTGTTCGGCAAAGTCGCGGTGCTGCTCGGTGGTAACTCCGCCGAGCGCGAAGTCTCGCTCAATTCGGGACGGCTCGTGCTCGAAGGTCTGCGCGACGCAGGCATCGACGCGCATCCGTTCGATCCGGCCCGGCATCCGCTTTCGGATCTGAAGGCGCAAGGCTTCGTGCGCGCGTTCATCGCGCTGCATGGCGGTTACGGCGAGAACGGGCAACTGCAAGGCGCGCTCGATTTCTACGGCATTCGTTACACCGGCAGCGGCGTGCTCGGCTCGGCGCTCGGCATGGACAAGCTGCGCACCAAGCTCGTGTGGCAGCAGACCGGCATTCCGACGCCGCCGTTCGAGACCGTGTTCCGCGGCGAAGACTATGCGGCGCGCGCGCAGGACATCATCGCGAAGCTCGGGCTGCCGCTCTTCGTGAAGCCGGCGAGCGAAGGTTCGAGTGTCGCGGTGATCAAGGTGAAGAGCGCGGAAACGCTCGTGCCGGCGCTCGCGGAAGCCGCGAACTTCGACAAGATCGTGATCGTCGAGAAGAGCATCGAAGGCGGCGGTGAATTCACATGCTGCATCGCGGGCGATCTCGACCTGCCGGTCATCAAGATCGTGCCGGCGGGCGAGTTCTACGACTATCACGCGAAGTACGTCGCGGACGACACGCAATACCTGATTCCGTGCGGCCTGACGGACGCAGAGGAAGCGCGCATGAAGGCGCTGACCAAGCGCGCGTTCGAGATTCTCGGCTGCACCGACTGGGGCCGCGCCGACTTCATGCTCGATGTGGACGGCAACCCGTACTTCCTCGAAGTGAACACGGCGCCTGGCATGACGGGTCACTCGCTGCCGCCGAAGGCCGCGCGCGCGGTCGGCATCAGCTACAAGGATCTCGTCGTGAAGGTGCTGTCGCTCACGCTGAAGAATTAG
- the murC gene encoding UDP-N-acetylmuramate--L-alanine ligase: MKHIVKHIHFVGIGGAGMSGIAEVLLNLGYHVSGSDLSNGAVTERLRALGARVEIGHHEQNIEGANAVVVSTAVRADNPEVLAARHRRVPIVPRAVMLAELMRLKQGIAIAGTHGKTTTTSLVASVLAAGGLDPTFVIGGRLNSAGANARLGTGDFIVAEADESDASFLNLFPVIEVITNIDADHMDTYGHDFARLKQAFIEFTHRLPFYGIAVLCVDDPNVREILPFVSKPIIRYGLGAEAQVRAVNVEARDGRMHFTTLREDAPSLDIVLNLPGTHNVQNALAAIAIATELEVADADIQRALAEFNGVGRRFQRYGEVSANDGAGAYTLIDDYGHHPVEMAATIAAARGAFPGRRLVLAFQPHRYTRTRDCFEDFVRVLSTVDALVLTDVYAAGEAPIVAADGRALARAIRVAGKVEPVFVDTVDEVPDAVTTIARNGDVVITMGAGSIGGVCGKLANVANGQN; the protein is encoded by the coding sequence ATGAAACATATCGTCAAGCATATTCATTTCGTCGGGATCGGCGGCGCGGGCATGAGCGGCATCGCCGAAGTGCTGCTCAATCTCGGCTATCACGTGAGCGGCTCGGATCTCTCGAACGGCGCGGTCACTGAGCGCTTGCGTGCGCTCGGCGCGCGTGTCGAGATCGGCCATCACGAGCAGAACATCGAAGGCGCGAATGCGGTCGTCGTGTCGACGGCCGTGCGCGCGGACAATCCCGAAGTGCTCGCCGCGCGCCATCGCCGCGTGCCGATCGTGCCGCGCGCCGTGATGCTCGCGGAGCTGATGCGTCTGAAGCAGGGCATCGCGATTGCCGGCACGCACGGCAAGACCACGACGACTTCGCTCGTCGCGAGCGTGCTTGCGGCGGGCGGGCTCGATCCGACCTTCGTGATCGGCGGCCGCCTGAACAGCGCGGGCGCGAACGCGCGGCTCGGCACGGGCGATTTCATCGTCGCGGAAGCGGACGAATCGGACGCGTCGTTCCTCAATCTCTTCCCGGTGATCGAGGTCATCACGAACATCGACGCCGATCACATGGACACCTACGGCCACGACTTCGCGCGGCTGAAGCAGGCGTTCATCGAGTTCACGCACCGGCTGCCGTTCTATGGCATCGCGGTGCTGTGCGTCGACGACCCGAACGTGCGCGAGATCCTGCCGTTCGTGTCGAAGCCGATCATCCGCTACGGTCTCGGGGCCGAAGCGCAGGTGCGCGCGGTCAACGTCGAGGCGCGCGATGGGCGCATGCATTTCACGACCTTGCGCGAAGACGCGCCGTCGCTCGACATCGTGCTGAACCTTCCGGGCACGCACAACGTGCAGAACGCGCTCGCGGCGATTGCGATCGCGACTGAACTCGAAGTCGCCGATGCCGATATCCAGCGTGCGCTCGCCGAATTCAACGGCGTGGGCCGGCGCTTCCAGCGTTACGGCGAAGTGAGCGCGAATGACGGCGCAGGCGCGTACACGCTGATCGACGACTATGGCCATCACCCGGTGGAAATGGCCGCGACGATCGCGGCGGCGCGCGGCGCGTTTCCCGGCCGGCGTCTCGTGCTCGCGTTCCAGCCGCATCGCTACACGCGCACGCGCGACTGCTTCGAGGATTTCGTGAGAGTGCTGTCGACGGTCGATGCGCTCGTGCTCACCGATGTCTATGCCGCAGGCGAAGCGCCCATCGTCGCCGCGGACGGCCGCGCGCTGGCGCGTGCGATTCGCGTCGCGGGCAAGGTCGAGCCGGTGTTCGTCGATACGGTGGATGAAGTGCCCGACGCGGTCACGACGATCGCGCGCAACGGCGACGTGGTGATCACGATGGGCGCCGGTTCCATCGGCGGCGTGTGCGGGAAGCTGGCGAACGTGGCAAACGGCCAGAACTGA
- the ftsW gene encoding putative lipid II flippase FtsW: MSWSERFGSKLSGQRNAMPSDSLAGRSNSGTRGGISSAVNGVRPARSRMLDYDYSLLWVMIALLGLGIVMVYSASIAMPDSPKYASYRDYHFLVRHLISITTALVGAIIAFKIPIKTWEKYAPKFFLIALVLLVIVLIPHLGKGVNGARRWIPLGITNMQPSEIMKLAVTIYAANYTVRKQEFMHSFGKGFLPMAVAVGAVGALLLLEPDMGAFMVIAAIAMGVLFLGGVNGKLFGGLVATAVGTFALLVWASPWRRERIFAYLDPWDDRYAQGKAYQLTHSLIAFGRGEWFGVGLGGSVEKLNYLPEAHTDFILAVIGEELGFVGVICVILLFYWIVRRAFEIGRQALALDRTFAGLMAKGVGIWFGAQTFINMGVNLGLLPTKGLTLPLVSYGGSGILLNCVALAVLLRVDYENRVLMRGGKV, translated from the coding sequence ATGAGCTGGTCGGAACGCTTCGGATCGAAACTCAGCGGCCAGCGCAACGCGATGCCGAGCGACTCGCTCGCGGGCCGTTCGAATTCGGGTACGCGTGGCGGCATTTCGAGCGCGGTGAACGGCGTGCGTCCCGCGCGCTCGCGCATGCTCGACTACGACTATTCGCTGCTGTGGGTGATGATCGCGCTGCTCGGACTCGGCATCGTGATGGTGTATTCGGCGTCGATCGCCATGCCCGATTCGCCGAAGTACGCGAGCTACCGCGACTATCACTTCCTCGTGCGTCATCTGATTTCGATCACGACGGCGCTCGTCGGCGCGATCATCGCGTTCAAGATTCCGATCAAGACGTGGGAAAAATACGCGCCGAAGTTTTTTTTGATCGCGCTGGTGTTACTCGTCATCGTTCTGATTCCGCACCTCGGTAAAGGTGTGAACGGGGCGCGCCGCTGGATTCCGCTCGGCATTACGAACATGCAGCCGTCGGAAATCATGAAGCTCGCGGTGACGATCTACGCCGCGAACTACACCGTGCGCAAGCAGGAATTCATGCACAGCTTCGGCAAGGGCTTTCTGCCGATGGCGGTTGCGGTCGGCGCCGTGGGCGCGCTGCTGCTGCTCGAACCGGACATGGGCGCGTTCATGGTGATCGCCGCGATCGCGATGGGCGTGCTGTTCCTCGGCGGCGTGAACGGCAAGCTGTTCGGCGGTCTCGTCGCGACGGCAGTCGGCACGTTCGCGCTGCTCGTGTGGGCGTCGCCGTGGCGCCGTGAGCGGATCTTCGCGTATCTCGATCCGTGGGACGACCGCTACGCGCAGGGCAAGGCGTATCAATTGACGCACTCGCTGATCGCGTTCGGGCGCGGCGAGTGGTTCGGCGTCGGTCTCGGCGGCAGTGTCGAGAAGCTCAACTATCTTCCCGAAGCGCACACCGACTTCATTCTCGCGGTGATCGGCGAGGAGCTTGGTTTCGTCGGCGTGATCTGCGTGATTCTGCTGTTCTACTGGATCGTGCGCCGCGCGTTCGAGATCGGCCGTCAGGCGCTCGCGCTCGACCGCACGTTCGCCGGTCTGATGGCGAAGGGCGTCGGCATCTGGTTCGGCGCGCAGACCTTCATCAACATGGGCGTGAACCTCGGCCTTCTGCCGACCAAGGGTCTCACGCTGCCGCTCGTCAGCTACGGCGGCTCCGGTATTTTGCTGAATTGCGTCGCGCTGGCGGTGTTGCTGCGCGTCGATTACGAGAATCGTGTGCTGATGCGCGGAGGAAAGGTATGA